In the Xiamenia xianingshaonis genome, one interval contains:
- a CDS encoding DUF6273 domain-containing protein yields MRGTPKSIGALIAAGMLVACMAGCSSQDAAVDSADNTSATAQTEAASEENAEPAPLKEVTFGTYEGEPVTWLVLEEKDGASLLVSKDVLDARAYDDVDEGVQWAETSPRPTTDVNWADSSMREWLNGEFLNAAFSSDEQGAIKEVTNTDTKNNGGRNAADFDSESYSTAPESKDRVFLLSVAEARKYFADDAARVAFPTDHAVEAGVYTGIATDESGAENAELSGAAAWWLRTNGYYAGYEAVVTDDGYIHGDGYRINGEVHDGYEDHGTEASELGHNFGVRPCVWVDTAALA; encoded by the coding sequence ATGCGAGGAACACCGAAAAGCATCGGTGCGCTGATAGCCGCAGGCATGCTGGTCGCCTGCATGGCCGGCTGCTCGTCTCAGGACGCAGCGGTTGATTCGGCCGACAACACCTCGGCCACGGCACAGACCGAAGCGGCGTCCGAAGAGAACGCCGAGCCGGCTCCGTTGAAAGAAGTGACGTTCGGCACCTATGAGGGCGAGCCCGTCACGTGGCTTGTGCTGGAAGAGAAGGACGGCGCGTCGCTGCTGGTCAGCAAGGACGTGCTGGACGCCCGCGCCTATGACGACGTCGACGAAGGGGTTCAGTGGGCGGAAACCTCGCCGCGCCCGACCACTGATGTGAACTGGGCCGACAGCTCCATGCGCGAATGGCTCAACGGCGAATTCCTGAACGCCGCCTTCAGCTCCGACGAGCAGGGCGCCATCAAGGAAGTGACGAACACCGACACGAAGAACAACGGCGGGCGCAATGCCGCCGACTTCGACAGCGAGTCGTACTCCACGGCGCCCGAGTCGAAGGACCGCGTGTTTCTGCTGAGCGTCGCCGAGGCGCGGAAGTACTTCGCCGATGACGCGGCGCGCGTGGCCTTCCCGACCGACCATGCGGTCGAAGCGGGCGTGTACACCGGCATCGCCACCGACGAGTCCGGCGCCGAGAACGCAGAGCTTTCCGGCGCGGCTGCCTGGTGGCTGCGCACGAACGGCTACTACGCCGGCTATGAAGCGGTTGTGACCGACGACGGCTACATCCACGGCGACGGCTATCGCATCAACGGCGAAGTCCACGACGGATACGAAGACCACGGCACCGAAGCCAGCGAGCTGGGCCACAACTTCGGCGTGCGTCCGTGCGTGTGGGTGGACACCGCTGCATTGGCGTAA
- a CDS encoding TorD/DmsD family molecular chaperone, with translation MSDVAENSYGTEEETAHAEASPQAEDEMTLEELAAMCDNRAATYGLIARLYYAEVDEALFDELVAMRYPVSSGNDLLDRGYYTLAKYLSNAWVDPVLRLSVDYTKTFLGSGIDTYSAAYPFESVYTSEKRLLMQDARDEVLAIYRSCGLDKSASWKTGEDHIAVELEFMRIMSARTAKALRAGDEDEATALLSTQKNFMLDHVATWAPVFCNDVRRFAGTTFYQALADVTEGFLEEDAALLEGLVED, from the coding sequence ATGAGCGATGTTGCAGAAAACTCCTATGGGACCGAAGAAGAAACGGCGCACGCAGAGGCTTCCCCCCAGGCCGAAGACGAGATGACGCTCGAAGAGCTTGCCGCGATGTGCGACAACCGTGCGGCAACGTATGGCCTGATCGCGCGACTGTACTATGCCGAAGTGGACGAGGCGCTGTTCGACGAGCTCGTCGCCATGCGCTACCCCGTCTCGTCGGGAAACGACCTTTTGGACCGCGGCTACTACACGCTGGCAAAGTACTTGTCCAACGCTTGGGTCGACCCGGTGCTGCGGCTTTCAGTGGACTACACGAAGACGTTTTTAGGATCGGGCATCGACACGTATTCGGCGGCCTATCCCTTCGAAAGCGTTTACACGTCCGAAAAACGCCTGCTCATGCAAGACGCACGCGACGAAGTGCTGGCTATTTACCGCTCGTGCGGCCTGGACAAGTCCGCATCGTGGAAAACCGGCGAGGACCACATCGCCGTAGAGCTGGAATTCATGCGCATCATGAGCGCCCGGACCGCCAAAGCGCTGCGGGCCGGCGACGAAGACGAAGCGACCGCGCTTCTGAGCACGCAGAAGAACTTCATGCTCGACCACGTGGCGACATGGGCGCCGGTGTTCTGCAACGACGTTCGCCGTTTCGCCGGCACGACGTTCTACCAGGCGCTGGCAGACGTGACCGAAGGGTTCTTGGAAGAGGACGCGGCGCTTTTGGAAGGTCTGGTCGAAGACTAG
- a CDS encoding 4Fe-4S dicluster domain-containing protein — protein sequence MAYGFLIDLKKCVGCHGCSVACKAANGTPVGVTRSKVLREFEGTYPNTKRVIRPVLCMLCSKPSCVEACPTGASFVNDEGIVQINKQECIGCQTCMSACPYGARYYVENDDGYFGAELNDYEELAYDANGMVPGTVDKCDFCIGHSEDGKPDPVCVKACMTEARVFGDLAEIQALAQERGGEVWMPDAGTEPNVYYLPA from the coding sequence ATGGCATACGGATTCCTCATCGACCTCAAGAAATGCGTCGGCTGCCACGGATGCTCGGTGGCGTGCAAGGCGGCCAACGGAACGCCGGTCGGCGTCACCCGATCCAAAGTGCTGCGCGAATTCGAAGGCACCTACCCCAATACCAAGCGTGTGATCAGGCCCGTTCTGTGCATGCTGTGCAGCAAGCCGTCGTGCGTCGAAGCGTGCCCCACCGGTGCCTCGTTCGTCAACGACGAAGGCATCGTGCAGATCAACAAGCAGGAATGCATCGGCTGCCAAACGTGCATGTCGGCGTGCCCCTACGGCGCTCGCTACTACGTCGAAAACGACGACGGCTACTTCGGCGCCGAGCTGAACGACTACGAAGAGCTGGCCTATGACGCGAACGGCATGGTGCCGGGAACGGTGGACAAGTGCGACTTCTGCATCGGCCACAGCGAAGACGGCAAGCCCGACCCGGTGTGCGTGAAAGCGTGCATGACCGAGGCCCGCGTCTTCGGCGACCTTGCCGAGATACAAGCGCTGGCCCAGGAGCGCGGCGGCGAGGTGTGGATGCCTGACGCAGGCACCGAGCCGAACGTGTACTACCTGCCGGCATAA
- a CDS encoding 4Fe-4S dicluster domain-containing protein: MTNVEMGAMVDIIGGVESQLLHVHKNRCVLVRHRHGRCLRCAEVCTTGAIALTDDGITVSPQLCIGCGTCATACPTGCLEAANPTDEELFGQMEASVRESGGLAVVACSAARAAIAQTAGSPNADTGTAWTADGVPAVPVECLGRADESLVVQATAQGAARLVLVSSDCAACAHHAGGTLCAEACACAAALLEAVGATSPVERMSAEEALDAFSWAAADAAAPQTDGVLDPAAHEASPTASPTARTAPSAASLTRRDPRVRTAVRRSVPKSKFAHVQADGTLPHFVPERRLRLFNSLKAMGSPERGPVRTRLWGAVSINTDLCRSCRICTVFCPTGALSRFDTADGSFGADFRPTLCVQCRLCETVCLEGAITVSDEVSTDEFLRGTKRRFTMPPLEWNPNGPTSIPTRMARLFKTNVVQDPQVTLNENEVAKLREYAARRDEERRCARKAAEERDR, encoded by the coding sequence ATGACGAACGTGGAAATGGGCGCGATGGTAGACATCATCGGAGGCGTGGAAAGCCAGCTGTTGCACGTGCACAAAAACCGGTGCGTGCTCGTGCGCCATCGCCATGGACGCTGTCTTCGATGCGCCGAGGTGTGCACGACCGGCGCCATCGCGCTGACCGACGACGGCATCACGGTGAGCCCCCAGCTGTGCATCGGGTGCGGCACCTGCGCCACGGCATGCCCCACCGGCTGCCTGGAAGCGGCGAACCCCACCGACGAAGAGCTGTTCGGCCAGATGGAAGCAAGCGTGCGGGAAAGCGGCGGCCTGGCAGTGGTCGCGTGCTCTGCGGCACGGGCGGCAATTGCGCAGACGGCTGGCAGCCCGAACGCCGACACCGGCACGGCATGGACGGCCGACGGCGTGCCTGCCGTGCCGGTCGAATGCCTGGGACGAGCAGACGAATCGCTCGTCGTGCAGGCGACGGCCCAAGGCGCCGCGCGGCTCGTGCTTGTGAGCAGCGACTGCGCTGCATGCGCCCACCACGCCGGCGGGACCCTGTGCGCCGAGGCGTGCGCTTGCGCCGCAGCGCTGCTGGAAGCGGTCGGCGCGACGTCGCCGGTAGAGCGCATGAGCGCCGAAGAAGCGCTCGACGCCTTTTCCTGGGCGGCGGCAGATGCGGCAGCGCCCCAGACCGACGGCGTTCTTGATCCAGCCGCGCACGAGGCCAGCCCCACGGCGTCTCCGACCGCTCGCACCGCCCCGTCCGCCGCGAGCCTCACCCGGCGCGACCCCCGCGTGCGCACCGCCGTCCGCCGAAGCGTCCCGAAGAGCAAGTTCGCCCACGTGCAAGCCGACGGCACGCTGCCCCACTTCGTCCCGGAGCGCCGGTTGCGCCTGTTCAACTCGTTGAAAGCAATGGGATCGCCAGAACGCGGGCCTGTGCGCACGCGGCTGTGGGGCGCGGTGTCCATCAACACCGACCTCTGCCGCTCGTGCCGCATCTGCACCGTCTTCTGCCCCACCGGGGCGCTGTCGCGCTTCGATACGGCCGACGGCTCCTTCGGCGCCGACTTCCGGCCGACCCTGTGCGTGCAATGCCGCCTGTGCGAGACCGTCTGCCTTGAAGGCGCCATCACCGTGTCAGACGAGGTGTCGACCGACGAGTTTTTGCGCGGCACCAAACGCCGCTTCACGATGCCGCCGCTCGAGTGGAACCCGAACGGCCCCACGTCCATCCCCACGCGCATGGCGCGCCTCTTCAAGACGAACGTCGTGCAAGACCCCCAGGTCACGCTCAATGAAAACGAAGTCGCCAAGCTGCGCGAATACGCCGCCCGCCGCGACGAAGAGCGCCGATGCGCCCGAAAGGCGGCCGAGGAGCGCGACCGCTAG
- the fdhD gene encoding formate dehydrogenase accessory sulfurtransferase FdhD: MDVHNDFRFVKPLSKGCGMRLSRAGSLDAHCASVQNEHVVRVRVDGAPIAEMVCSPDHLDELAVGRLLSEGVVRSAHDIANVHVDESGTQVSVRLTAESREARLSAARRKAGNDAPSDDMASTIDTCGNAGARLSCALADARPVTPVPWDPSWVFALADRLGRDTPMHKATFGAHSCMLSLHGRLVCCREDLGRHNAFDKALGHALMHGIDLGSCILFTSGRVPVDMVTKAIRARIPVVASKAVPTNLTLELARTYDLTLICSAHSDSLVVYNDPLGCAERCPAALGRTAG, translated from the coding sequence ATGGATGTCCACAACGATTTTCGTTTCGTGAAGCCGCTGTCGAAAGGCTGCGGCATGCGGCTTTCGCGCGCAGGAAGCCTGGATGCGCACTGCGCCAGCGTGCAGAACGAACACGTGGTGCGCGTCCGCGTCGACGGTGCACCGATCGCCGAAATGGTGTGCTCGCCGGACCATCTGGACGAGCTGGCGGTGGGAAGGCTGCTGTCGGAAGGCGTGGTGAGAAGCGCCCACGACATTGCAAACGTGCACGTTGACGAAAGCGGCACCCAGGTAAGCGTGCGCTTGACGGCCGAATCGCGCGAGGCGCGCTTGAGCGCCGCACGGCGCAAGGCCGGCAACGACGCACCGAGCGACGACATGGCCAGCACGATCGACACCTGCGGAAACGCAGGCGCGAGGCTTTCCTGCGCGCTGGCCGACGCCCGCCCGGTCACGCCCGTGCCGTGGGATCCGTCGTGGGTCTTCGCCTTGGCCGACCGGCTGGGCCGGGACACGCCGATGCACAAGGCGACGTTCGGCGCCCACAGCTGCATGCTGAGCCTGCACGGCCGCCTTGTGTGCTGTCGCGAAGACCTGGGGCGGCACAACGCCTTCGACAAGGCGTTGGGACACGCCCTCATGCACGGCATCGACCTGGGATCATGCATCCTGTTCACAAGCGGCCGGGTGCCGGTCGACATGGTGACGAAAGCCATCCGCGCCCGCATTCCCGTGGTGGCGTCAAAAGCCGTGCCGACGAACCTGACGCTGGAGTTGGCGCGGACGTACGATCTGACGCTCATATGCTCGGCGCATTCCGACAGCCTGGTGGTGTACAACGATCCGCTCGGCTGCGCCGAGCGCTGCCCGGCAGCGCTCGGAAGGACCGCCGGATAG
- a CDS encoding molybdopterin-containing oxidoreductase family protein has protein sequence MGKLNMTRRSFIKTAVVSASAAALVGAGTSTVALADDDKAAASGGEIKKIRSCCRGCGKVECGVWVYVQDGKVIRTEGDDDCYLTMGNHCSKGQASIQAAYHPDRIKYPMKRTNPKGDDDPGWTRISWEEAYQTIADNILEITEKYGNESTFTWCGTGRQWCMQSDAGMALLLFGSPNIVAAYQVCKGPRHFASRIDNVQAWSWSEVINHSTKFVQWATEQSQSNYDDAARTVVDVARCADAFISVDPRLTNLGRTAKYWLPIRPGTDSALALGWCHLILKNDLCDLQFLKRWSNSPFIVVPDMEPTGYMEAVQNGGYPYQYQTRLLTEADIDPKMVDWEIEGEGDPQRYLVYDQLNERWTYWQAHPEVGGAHWEGEEWKKSTSYFDQDLSRLRDDESKKPGKVYDLSEFDPLIDPALYGEFDVTLKDGSTHKGRPVFDIWAEYLEQFTPEVVSKITTVDAKLIEDSCLEWATRDDPRIPNGGINYGLAIEHHGNSTQNCRAIMACCAMVGAIDTPGGQRGATNGWTTQSGPTSMYPGADGGSNPDAFVRAPFFGLYNRIAGYEKFPMLYWYAVWADCNSVMEYAHRDENAPYKIHGGMIGSGDHMNMANASYNWEALLMQDFMFEANLWHSPTSGAVDILLPVCHWTEMNAQRIAQGSGGSFSLCVRAVDPPGECKSDPLYFLELAPYFQVPCSTDPEDPYWEKAMKETGKPIDILALEYECLDAEHGGGCAPYDSWEEFAAAYQDHGTWNMKEVFPDDWGSYRRYEIGQAYRKAPHQQVVKLDINIPGFPTPTMKHELWATSIESHFPNGSDGPEVTPGFRTEALPYYVEGIHSPVRDPQLYEEYPISCITGRRIPVYFHSEHRQLPWCRELWPVPRMEINPETAAELGIEQGDWCWIESPWGKVRQTADLFYGIRPGMINAEHQWWYPELAQADKGFELSCINCIVDRTAQDKYNGSSNVRGYPVKVYKATEENSPNGNPIPCGNDGTQIICEASDPRLKLWTIGGEGVCPDNFGD, from the coding sequence ATGGGCAAACTGAACATGACGCGCCGTTCTTTCATCAAGACCGCCGTCGTGTCCGCATCGGCTGCGGCCCTCGTTGGGGCAGGGACTTCCACCGTCGCCCTCGCTGACGACGACAAGGCTGCCGCGTCCGGCGGCGAGATCAAAAAGATCCGCTCGTGCTGCCGCGGCTGCGGCAAAGTCGAATGCGGCGTGTGGGTCTATGTGCAGGATGGCAAGGTCATCCGCACGGAAGGCGACGATGACTGCTACCTGACCATGGGCAACCACTGCTCCAAGGGCCAGGCGTCCATCCAGGCGGCCTATCACCCCGACCGCATCAAGTACCCCATGAAGCGCACGAACCCCAAGGGCGATGACGATCCCGGCTGGACGCGCATTTCCTGGGAAGAGGCCTACCAGACCATCGCCGACAACATCTTGGAGATCACCGAGAAGTACGGCAACGAGTCGACGTTCACCTGGTGCGGCACGGGCCGCCAGTGGTGCATGCAGTCTGACGCCGGCATGGCGCTTTTGCTGTTTGGCTCGCCCAACATCGTGGCGGCCTACCAGGTGTGCAAGGGCCCGCGCCACTTCGCAAGCCGCATCGACAACGTGCAGGCCTGGTCGTGGTCCGAGGTCATCAACCACTCCACGAAGTTCGTGCAGTGGGCCACCGAACAGTCGCAGTCCAACTACGACGACGCGGCTCGCACGGTCGTCGACGTCGCCCGCTGCGCCGATGCGTTCATCAGCGTCGACCCGCGACTGACGAACCTCGGGCGCACGGCCAAGTACTGGCTGCCCATCCGTCCTGGCACCGACAGCGCGCTGGCGCTGGGGTGGTGCCACCTCATTCTGAAGAACGACCTGTGCGACCTGCAGTTCCTCAAGCGCTGGTCCAATTCGCCGTTCATCGTGGTGCCCGACATGGAGCCCACCGGCTACATGGAGGCCGTGCAAAACGGCGGGTATCCCTACCAGTACCAGACGCGCCTTTTGACCGAGGCCGACATCGACCCGAAGATGGTCGATTGGGAGATCGAAGGCGAGGGCGACCCGCAGCGCTACCTGGTGTACGACCAGCTCAATGAGCGCTGGACCTATTGGCAGGCGCATCCGGAAGTGGGCGGCGCCCATTGGGAAGGCGAGGAGTGGAAGAAGTCGACGAGCTACTTCGACCAGGACCTTTCCCGCCTGCGTGACGACGAGTCGAAAAAGCCCGGCAAGGTGTACGACCTGTCCGAGTTCGACCCGCTCATCGATCCGGCGCTCTATGGCGAATTCGACGTGACGCTCAAGGACGGCTCCACCCACAAGGGCCGCCCCGTCTTCGACATCTGGGCCGAATACCTGGAGCAGTTCACGCCTGAAGTCGTGTCCAAGATCACCACGGTGGACGCGAAACTCATCGAGGACTCCTGCTTGGAGTGGGCCACCCGCGACGATCCGCGCATTCCCAACGGCGGCATCAACTACGGCCTGGCCATCGAGCACCACGGCAACTCCACGCAGAACTGCCGCGCCATCATGGCCTGCTGCGCCATGGTCGGCGCCATCGACACCCCAGGTGGCCAGCGCGGCGCCACGAACGGCTGGACCACCCAGTCCGGCCCGACGTCCATGTATCCCGGCGCCGACGGCGGCTCGAACCCCGACGCCTTCGTGCGCGCCCCGTTCTTCGGCCTGTACAACCGCATCGCCGGCTACGAGAAGTTCCCGATGCTGTACTGGTATGCCGTGTGGGCCGACTGCAACTCGGTCATGGAATACGCGCATCGCGACGAGAACGCCCCGTACAAGATCCACGGCGGCATGATCGGCTCGGGCGACCACATGAACATGGCGAATGCGTCCTACAACTGGGAAGCGCTGCTCATGCAGGACTTCATGTTCGAGGCCAATCTGTGGCATTCGCCCACGTCGGGCGCGGTGGACATCCTGCTGCCGGTGTGCCACTGGACCGAAATGAACGCCCAGCGCATCGCGCAGGGCTCGGGCGGCTCGTTCAGCCTGTGCGTGCGCGCGGTCGATCCTCCGGGAGAGTGCAAGTCCGACCCGCTGTACTTCCTCGAGCTGGCGCCCTACTTCCAGGTTCCTTGCTCGACCGACCCGGAAGACCCCTACTGGGAAAAGGCCATGAAGGAAACCGGCAAGCCCATCGACATCTTGGCACTGGAATACGAATGCCTCGACGCCGAGCACGGCGGCGGCTGTGCGCCGTACGACTCGTGGGAGGAATTCGCCGCGGCCTACCAGGATCATGGCACCTGGAACATGAAGGAAGTGTTCCCGGACGACTGGGGCAGCTATCGCCGCTATGAGATCGGCCAGGCCTATCGCAAGGCTCCGCATCAGCAGGTGGTCAAGCTCGACATCAACATCCCGGGCTTCCCGACTCCCACGATGAAGCACGAGCTGTGGGCCACCTCCATCGAGTCGCACTTCCCGAACGGCTCCGACGGCCCGGAGGTGACGCCGGGCTTCCGCACCGAGGCGCTGCCGTACTACGTCGAGGGCATCCACTCTCCCGTGCGCGACCCGCAGCTGTACGAGGAATACCCCATCAGCTGCATCACCGGCCGCCGCATCCCGGTGTACTTCCACTCCGAGCATCGCCAACTGCCGTGGTGCCGCGAGCTGTGGCCCGTGCCGCGCATGGAGATCAACCCCGAAACCGCCGCCGAGCTGGGCATCGAGCAAGGCGACTGGTGCTGGATCGAAAGCCCGTGGGGCAAGGTGCGCCAGACGGCCGACCTGTTCTACGGCATTCGCCCCGGCATGATCAATGCCGAGCACCAGTGGTGGTATCCCGAGCTTGCGCAGGCCGACAAGGGCTTCGAGCTGTCCTGCATCAACTGCATCGTCGACCGCACGGCGCAAGACAAGTACAACGGCTCGTCCAACGTGCGCGGCTATCCCGTGAAGGTGTACAAGGCCACGGAGGAAAACAGCCCGAACGGCAATCCCATTCCGTGCGGCAACGACGGCACGCAGATCATCTGCGAAGCGTCCGATCCGCGCCTGAAGCTGTGGACTATCGGCGGCGAGGGCGTGTGCCCCGACAACTTTGGCGACTAA
- a CDS encoding ferric reductase-like transmembrane domain-containing protein, translating to MSFLITFVITVVACFVLRNPLRKFPVVFYALSVALVAFYFALPMLELPRAVMLATMFTMGRCFVPVAMFVVVMYIGVLPYTSRARRWLQPVRGPLSIMACILVLGHMVGYVMSYMPRVFGSVAVSGNVLASFVVAMVLFVLLLVLGVTSFEFVKRRMNARTWKRVQRLAYVFYALVYVHLMLMLLPSALSGGESAAFGMVVYTVVFGAYAVARVFVAVRGLGTTLDTAESEVAGDADLGPARK from the coding sequence ATGTCGTTTCTGATAACCTTCGTCATAACGGTTGTCGCCTGCTTTGTTCTGCGCAATCCGCTGCGGAAGTTTCCAGTCGTGTTCTATGCCCTGTCGGTCGCGCTTGTGGCCTTCTACTTCGCCCTGCCTATGCTTGAGCTGCCGCGCGCCGTCATGCTGGCGACCATGTTCACGATGGGGCGGTGCTTCGTGCCCGTCGCCATGTTCGTGGTGGTCATGTACATCGGCGTGCTGCCCTACACGAGCCGGGCGCGCCGCTGGTTGCAGCCGGTGCGCGGGCCGCTTTCCATCATGGCGTGCATCTTGGTGCTTGGCCACATGGTGGGGTATGTGATGTCGTATATGCCGCGCGTGTTCGGGTCGGTCGCCGTGTCGGGCAACGTGCTGGCGTCGTTTGTGGTGGCGATGGTGCTGTTCGTGCTGCTGCTGGTGCTGGGAGTCACGTCGTTCGAATTCGTGAAGCGCCGGATGAACGCCCGCACGTGGAAACGTGTGCAGCGGCTGGCCTACGTGTTCTACGCGCTGGTGTACGTGCACCTCATGCTCATGCTGCTGCCCTCGGCCTTGAGCGGGGGAGAAAGCGCCGCATTCGGCATGGTCGTGTACACGGTGGTGTTCGGGGCGTATGCCGTCGCGCGCGTGTTCGTGGCCGTGCGCGGTTTGGGCACCACGCTTGACACCGCCGAAAGCGAAGTGGCGGGAGACGCGGATTTGGGGCCTGCAAGGAAGTAG
- a CDS encoding 4Fe-4S dicluster domain-containing protein: protein MTQYAIVTDLDRCVGCLACNVGCKVVNDVPIGNYWNKILRIGPTLKADGSGQYPDVEMYFLNVQCQHCANPNCVEVCPTAASFKDKDGTVQIDAEKCIGCQSCMSACPYGVRYLNEDSGVVEKCTLCQERTKEEGVLPQCVSQCCGMARWYGDVDKGIENFQGPRGQKLGDFLNEFKDDQIYKLPDSGNEPQLMYIMREMEWQGVDDLSMTTNHVRNNE from the coding sequence ATGACGCAATACGCTATCGTCACCGACCTCGACCGGTGCGTGGGCTGCTTGGCCTGCAACGTCGGCTGCAAAGTGGTCAACGACGTGCCCATCGGCAACTATTGGAACAAGATTTTGCGCATCGGGCCGACCCTCAAGGCCGACGGATCGGGCCAGTACCCGGACGTGGAGATGTACTTTCTGAACGTGCAATGCCAGCATTGCGCCAACCCCAACTGCGTGGAAGTGTGCCCGACGGCCGCCTCGTTCAAGGACAAGGACGGCACCGTGCAGATCGACGCCGAGAAGTGCATCGGCTGCCAGTCGTGCATGTCGGCGTGCCCCTACGGCGTGCGCTACCTCAACGAGGACAGCGGCGTGGTGGAGAAGTGCACGCTGTGCCAGGAACGCACGAAAGAAGAAGGCGTGCTGCCCCAGTGCGTCAGCCAGTGCTGCGGCATGGCCCGCTGGTACGGCGACGTGGACAAGGGCATTGAGAACTTCCAGGGTCCGCGCGGCCAAAAGCTGGGCGACTTCCTGAACGAGTTCAAGGACGACCAGATCTACAAGCTGCCCGACTCCGGCAACGAGCCGCAGCTGATGTACATCATGCGCGAGATGGAGTGGCAGGGCGTCGACGACCTGTCGATGACGACCAACCACGTGCGCAACAACGAGTAA